One Micromonospora eburnea genomic region harbors:
- a CDS encoding acyl-CoA dehydrogenase family protein has product MGSELADGCELIDTLVSDQAGAWDVSGRLPEPVLRELGSRGLLSAQVPTRHGGLELSSLDNGELTAHVGSRCSSLRSVMTSQGMVAWTIARLADQEQQDRFLPMLVGGRLAAVGFSEPDAGSDLSAISTEIRRDGDDVVLTGHKVWVTAAAYADLLVIIGRYGDGAAAVVVPTSAVGVGVEPVANPLGCRAAGHAAVTLDAVRVPAGNVLGGHDLSLPLLVTTALAYGRISVAWGCVGILRACLRAATAHATAREQFGKPLAEHQLVARHLADLWVAEQVAARTCEHASRSWDLRSPDMVPATILAKHVSATNAAKASATAVQVLASSSARDGHVVARAYRDAKLMEIIEGTSEVCQLILAEHALTLP; this is encoded by the coding sequence ATGGGGTCTGAGCTCGCCGACGGGTGTGAGCTCATCGACACGCTCGTCAGCGACCAGGCCGGCGCCTGGGACGTGTCGGGTCGCCTTCCCGAGCCGGTGCTCCGGGAGCTCGGCAGTCGGGGCCTGTTGAGCGCGCAGGTTCCGACGCGGCACGGCGGCCTTGAGCTGAGCAGCCTGGACAACGGCGAGCTGACCGCCCACGTCGGCAGCAGGTGCAGCTCCCTGCGCAGCGTCATGACCTCGCAGGGAATGGTGGCCTGGACGATTGCCCGCCTCGCCGATCAGGAACAGCAGGACAGGTTCCTGCCCATGCTCGTCGGCGGCAGGTTGGCGGCCGTCGGGTTCAGCGAACCGGATGCCGGCAGCGACCTGTCGGCCATCAGCACCGAGATCCGTCGGGACGGCGACGACGTCGTCCTAACCGGACACAAGGTCTGGGTCACCGCGGCCGCCTACGCGGATCTGCTCGTGATCATCGGGCGGTACGGGGACGGTGCGGCTGCGGTCGTGGTACCGACATCGGCGGTCGGTGTGGGCGTCGAGCCGGTCGCCAACCCGCTCGGGTGTCGTGCCGCAGGGCATGCCGCCGTCACGTTGGACGCCGTACGGGTGCCGGCCGGGAACGTGCTCGGCGGGCATGACCTGTCGTTGCCGTTGCTCGTCACGACGGCACTCGCCTACGGGCGGATCTCGGTGGCCTGGGGCTGTGTCGGCATCCTGCGCGCCTGCTTGCGTGCCGCGACCGCACACGCCACGGCACGCGAGCAGTTCGGCAAACCACTGGCCGAGCACCAGCTCGTCGCCAGGCACCTCGCCGACCTCTGGGTGGCGGAGCAGGTCGCCGCCAGGACGTGCGAACACGCGAGCCGCAGCTGGGACTTGCGTTCGCCCGACATGGTCCCGGCCACCATCCTCGCCAAACACGTCAGTGCCACCAATGCCGCCAAGGCGTCCGCCACGGCGGTGCAGGTGCTCGCTTCGTCGTCCGCGCGCGACGGCCACGTCGTTGCCCGCGCGTACCGGGACGCGAAGCTCATGGAAATCATCGAGGGCACGAGCGAGGTCTGCCAGCTGATCCTCGCGGAACACGCGTTAACCCTGCCGTAG
- a CDS encoding AfsR/SARP family transcriptional regulator: MDFRILGTLEVAASSGASIRFGGPMVRTLLAALLVRANKSVGAKRLIDIMWDGRPPRTAMSTVHAYVCRLRSRLAEAGADGADRILTDAQGYRIRVAEHELDATVFRHHVNRARSIRERGDAAAAAEEFQAALRLWRGPAFMDIRSGFVQPHAVSLNETRMEVVEERLAIALETGAPEVVAELRKMVLMYPSRERLTGLLMLALHRAGRPAEALQAFHAIRERFRDALGMTPGRELRALHQQILSDTVTPAAPARVQFAANRNLPPDLVDFTGRRAEVHRLTRGLADTGAVAVHSITGMAGVGKTALAVHVAHLAADRYPDGQLFLDLRAHGADSGPLPPAAALETLLLMIGVPRASLPDTLEVRAALWRTQMADRRAVVVLDDAASLAQVEPLLPGNRDCAVLVTSRHQLAGLASTDTVPVEPLPLGDATDLFAAIVGRNRPVPGRDEMRDTAALCSCVPLAVRAAAERLVFRRTWTVGDLNRWLADTRAVRPERGARDAAMGSALAYSFHHLDVDSRELLVSLGAYPDSVFDVDSAAAWVGVPTEEIRQRLELLVDRNLLESPHYGTYRFNALVRAYACDQAVAVRGAA; the protein is encoded by the coding sequence ATGGATTTCCGGATTTTGGGTACTCTCGAGGTCGCTGCGTCCTCGGGTGCGTCCATCCGGTTCGGTGGCCCCATGGTGCGGACGTTACTGGCCGCTTTGTTGGTACGAGCCAACAAGTCCGTGGGGGCGAAACGGCTCATCGACATCATGTGGGACGGACGCCCACCGCGCACCGCGATGTCCACCGTGCACGCATATGTGTGTCGACTGCGTTCTCGGCTGGCCGAAGCGGGTGCCGACGGCGCCGACCGGATTCTTACGGACGCACAGGGCTATCGCATCCGGGTCGCTGAGCACGAATTGGACGCAACGGTTTTCCGGCACCACGTGAACCGGGCCCGATCCATCAGGGAAAGGGGCGACGCGGCAGCCGCCGCGGAGGAGTTCCAGGCGGCACTGCGGTTGTGGCGCGGTCCCGCTTTCATGGACATCAGGTCCGGGTTCGTCCAGCCGCACGCGGTCAGCCTGAACGAGACGCGAATGGAGGTGGTGGAGGAGCGGCTGGCCATCGCACTCGAGACGGGCGCGCCAGAGGTGGTCGCAGAACTCCGCAAGATGGTGCTGATGTACCCGTCGCGTGAGCGGCTCACCGGTCTGCTGATGCTCGCGTTGCACCGCGCCGGCCGGCCCGCCGAGGCGCTGCAGGCATTTCACGCCATCCGTGAGAGGTTCCGCGATGCGTTGGGCATGACGCCGGGCCGGGAGCTGCGGGCACTGCACCAGCAGATCCTGAGCGACACAGTCACCCCAGCGGCGCCAGCGCGCGTCCAGTTCGCCGCCAACCGTAACCTTCCGCCGGACCTGGTCGACTTCACCGGCCGCCGGGCCGAGGTCCACCGGCTGACGCGAGGGCTTGCCGACACCGGCGCCGTCGCGGTGCACTCGATCACCGGCATGGCCGGGGTCGGCAAGACGGCCCTGGCGGTGCACGTCGCGCATCTCGCGGCCGACCGTTATCCGGACGGGCAGCTCTTCCTCGACCTGCGGGCGCACGGTGCCGACTCCGGCCCGCTGCCCCCCGCTGCCGCGCTGGAGACGCTGCTGCTCATGATCGGGGTTCCTCGCGCGTCGCTTCCAGACACCCTGGAGGTGCGAGCGGCGTTGTGGCGCACCCAGATGGCCGACCGGCGGGCGGTGGTCGTGTTGGATGACGCGGCCTCGCTCGCGCAGGTCGAGCCCCTGCTGCCCGGCAACAGGGACTGTGCCGTCCTGGTGACGAGCCGGCACCAGTTGGCCGGCCTCGCGTCGACCGATACCGTGCCCGTCGAGCCGTTGCCACTCGGCGACGCCACGGATCTGTTCGCCGCCATCGTCGGCCGAAACCGCCCGGTGCCCGGTCGAGACGAGATGCGCGACACCGCCGCGCTCTGTTCATGCGTCCCGCTAGCGGTTCGCGCCGCGGCGGAACGGCTCGTGTTCCGCCGTACGTGGACTGTCGGCGACCTCAATCGCTGGCTCGCCGACACCCGCGCCGTGCGGCCGGAAAGGGGCGCCCGAGACGCGGCGATGGGCAGCGCCCTCGCCTACTCGTTCCACCATCTGGATGTGGATTCGCGAGAGCTGTTGGTGTCGCTCGGCGCATATCCGGACAGCGTCTTCGACGTCGACTCGGCCGCCGCATGGGTGGGTGTGCCGACCGAGGAAATCCGCCAACGACTGGAGCTGCTGGTCGACCGAAACCTGCTCGAGTCACCTCACTACGGAACCTACCGGTTCAACGCGCTCGTACGCGCCTACGCCTGTGATCAGGCTGTTGCTGTTCGCGGCGCCGCCTGA
- a CDS encoding acyl carrier protein yields MTTDPAVELSSPAAVTVEDELRVFLEKRLKTTLTTDQDIFSGGVANSMFAMELVVHLERSFDVSIVGADLKMDNFRSIRAMTELVARLRQPSSDGV; encoded by the coding sequence GTGACAACCGATCCCGCCGTCGAGCTGAGCTCACCGGCCGCCGTCACGGTCGAGGATGAGCTGCGCGTCTTTCTGGAAAAGAGGCTCAAGACGACGCTGACCACGGATCAGGACATCTTCTCCGGTGGCGTGGCCAACTCGATGTTCGCGATGGAGCTCGTCGTCCACCTGGAACGGTCCTTCGACGTGTCGATCGTCGGCGCCGACCTGAAAATGGACAACTTTCGGTCGATCCGCGCCATGACCGAACTGGTGGCGCGCCTGCGGCAGCCGTCGTCCGATGGGGTCTGA
- a CDS encoding 3-hydroxyacyl-CoA dehydrogenase family protein, translated as MDRKPQSLAVLGAGVMGSGIAAMAVGHGMDVFLVEVDENVLARARDRLPDQLRHAQMLGVLPTGRPPGNLSISTSIRDVGVVDAVIEAVTEESQLKRKVLAETATVVGPGTPLVSNTSSIPIDELAADLPRPEDLVGTHFMNPAYLITMVEVVRGPRTSHETMAAVIALLDALGRRAIVVRDTPGFVTSRLLHSMINDAARIVGEGVAAVEDVDALLEGCLGHSTGPLRTADLIGLDNLADSLIALHERTGEDRYRPAPELIHRIRHGHLGRKAGRGFYDYGEVPS; from the coding sequence GTGGACCGAAAACCACAGTCGCTCGCCGTGCTCGGGGCCGGCGTCATGGGGTCGGGCATCGCCGCGATGGCCGTCGGGCACGGGATGGACGTCTTCCTCGTCGAGGTCGACGAAAACGTGTTGGCCCGCGCCCGCGACCGGCTTCCCGACCAACTCCGGCACGCGCAGATGCTCGGCGTGCTGCCAACGGGGCGGCCGCCCGGGAACCTGTCGATCTCCACGTCGATCCGAGATGTTGGCGTCGTGGACGCGGTCATCGAGGCCGTGACGGAGGAGTCCCAGCTCAAACGAAAGGTGCTGGCCGAGACCGCCACCGTGGTAGGGCCGGGCACGCCGCTGGTTTCCAACACCTCCAGCATCCCGATCGACGAGCTCGCGGCGGACCTGCCCCGACCGGAAGACCTCGTGGGCACACACTTCATGAATCCGGCCTACCTGATCACGATGGTGGAGGTCGTGCGTGGGCCACGCACCTCCCACGAGACGATGGCCGCCGTCATCGCGCTGTTGGACGCACTGGGCCGGCGCGCGATCGTCGTACGGGACACTCCGGGCTTCGTCACCAGCAGGTTGCTCCACTCCATGATCAACGACGCGGCGCGGATCGTCGGCGAGGGCGTCGCCGCTGTGGAGGACGTCGACGCCCTGCTTGAGGGATGTCTCGGCCATTCGACCGGACCGTTGCGCACCGCCGACCTGATCGGCCTGGACAACCTGGCCGACTCCCTGATCGCGCTCCACGAACGAACCGGTGAGGACCGCTACCGCCCCGCGCCGGAGCTGATCCACCGAATCCGCCACGGACACCTGGGCCGCAAGGCCGGCCGTGGCTTCTACGACTATGGAGAGGTGCCGTCGTGA
- a CDS encoding VOC family protein, which yields MSRIYNGVSVFEISTDDPEAAERFYGEVFGWTFSAGHGNPYSLIRTPDTNGLMGGLWDNRTEKAENWAIIGIQVEDVEETCAKALAVGGKLYGPPMTSHGGEGVFAHLLDPSGNHIAVYSMREDQPES from the coding sequence ATGTCCCGCATTTACAATGGTGTCTCGGTATTCGAGATCTCGACGGATGACCCGGAGGCCGCGGAGCGGTTTTACGGCGAGGTTTTCGGCTGGACGTTCTCGGCAGGACATGGCAACCCCTACAGCCTGATCAGGACCCCGGACACCAACGGGCTGATGGGCGGGCTCTGGGACAACCGAACTGAGAAGGCCGAGAACTGGGCGATCATCGGTATTCAGGTGGAAGACGTGGAGGAGACCTGTGCGAAGGCCCTTGCCGTCGGCGGAAAGCTGTACGGACCGCCGATGACCAGCCACGGCGGTGAGGGAGTCTTCGCCCACCTGCTCGATCCGTCCGGCAACCACATCGCGGTCTACTCCATGCGAGAGGACCAGCCCGAGTCCTGA